Proteins encoded within one genomic window of Glycine soja cultivar W05 chromosome 1, ASM419377v2, whole genome shotgun sequence:
- the LOC114404663 gene encoding stress-response A/B barrel domain-containing protein At5g22580-like, with protein MGTFNHYVIVKFKDGAVVDELIQGLEKMVSRIDHVKSFEWGKDIESHDMLRQGFIHVFLMAFNGKEEFNAFQTHPNHLEFTEVFSPAIEKIVVLDFPSNLVKAPA; from the exons ATGGGGACTTTCAATCACTATGTGATTGTTAAGTTCAAGGATGGTGCGGTTGTTGATGAACTCATTCAAGGGTTGGAGAAGATGGTCTCTAGGATTGACCATGTCAAGTCCTTTGAATG GGGAAAAGACATTGAAAGTCATGATATGCTAAGACAAGGTTTCATTCATGTTTTCTTGATGGCATTCAATGGGAAGGAGGAGTTCAATGCATTTCAGACTCACCCGAATCACCTTGAGTTTACCGAAGTATTTTCACCTGCTATTGAGAAGATTGTGGTGTTGGATTTCCCATCTAACCTTGTCAAAGCACCAGCATGA